TTTTAACGTAGAAATGCTTCTTAGCCTTTGCCCGGGCATCCAGTGGTCGCTCTAGCTGGCTTGGCCCAGGAGGGCTTATAATGAAATCATTCCTCAGTGATGCCATATCCCGCGCAAGTGCCCAAGGCGGAGACATTAATTCACCGTTCGATGAGACATCGGCCGACCAGGAACTCGTAAGGATCCTTGAGAGCCTGAGGACGAACATCAAGATCGTCGGCTGCGGTGGTGGGGGTTCCAACACCATCGACCGGTTGTCTGAGGTAGGGATCGTGGGCGCAGATGTCTATGCAGCGAACACCGATGCCCAGCACTTGTTGGCGATACGATCCCCACACAAGATCCTCCTGGGAAGGCGCTCTACACGCGGTCTAGGAGCTGGTGCGTTACCTCATGTTGGCGAAGAGGCGGCAAAGGAGGTCGAGGAGGAGCTGAGGAAGGTCCTTACCGGAACTGACATTGTTTTCGTCACTGCGGGCATGGGTGGAGGCACCGGTACTGGCTCTGCTCCCTTCGTGGCCAAGATGGCCAAGGACATGGGAGCTTTGACCATCGCGGTGGTCACATATCCCTTCAAGGCCGAGGGAGCCATAAGAGCTGAGAACGCGGACTGGGGGATCGAGCGGCTCAGGCAGGCCGCGGATACGGTAATTGTCATCCCCAACGACAAGCTCCTGGAGCTCTGCCCGCGTCTGGCCCTCAATGCGGCGTTCAAGGTTGCCGATGAGGTGTTGGTGCGTGCAATAAAAGGTATCACCGAGCTCATCACCAAGCCCGGGCTGGTTAATTTAGACTTCAACGATCTCAAGACCATCATGAAGGGCGCGGGCGTGGCCATGATCGGTATGGGCGAGGGAGATGACGAGGATCGCGTGGAACATGCCATCAACGAGGCCATCAACTCACCGTTGATCGATGTGGACATATCTGGAGCCACAGGTGCGCTGGTGAACGTCACTGGCGGGGAGAACATGAGCATCTCCGAGGCGGAGAAGGTCGCGGAGATCATACAGAGCAGGGTATCCGCGAACGCGCGCATCATATGGGGTGCGGCGGTCGACCCTGCCCTTAAGGACATGGTCCGGGTCATGGTTGTGGTCACCGGCGTGAAGTCCAAGAACATCATCGGTCCCCGCGAGGACCGGTCCAAAAAAATCGTAGACGTCGACTTTATTAAGTAGATGTCTCTAACGATACGGCGCATCACTACAAAAATGGTGTCATTATGGACGTAGTGGAAAAGTCCTGGGAAGTCCAAAAGGACATAGAGGAACGGGTCAGGAAGATCGGAAAGGGCAAGTACGGTCGAGTCATAAAGATGGCCCGTAAGCCCTCTCATGAGGAATACATGAAGGTCATCCAGATCACTGGCCTGGGCCTCCTTCTGATCGGGGGCGTAGGCTTCCTGATCTACTGGCTCATGACATATCTGCCTACGTACTTCGGTTAATCAAACATGTTCGGGAATGATGGAAATGAGAGATGATCAACAGGCTGCCGCTCCCTCCTCGGAGGGGTCGGGTATGATATCGTTCATCGGTGAGGGCGGCGAGTCCAAGGTACCCGCTTCCGGCATGACCACCTGGAACATTCAGGTGAAGAGCAAGGAGGCAGCCAAGAAGAAGGTCCGGATGAAGGTAGGATTGGAGACCATCCCTGAGGACGCTGCAGAATGGTCGATCCGTCTTTACGATGCCACCGGGGGCTCCATGTTCGACACTCATAGCTCCCAATCACAACCTGAGTTCGATTTCTTCCTCGAGGGTGCCAGGCCCAAGGAGCTTCGCCTGGAGGCGCACGCTCCGGTGGGTGCCGCCTACAAGGACAGGGTCACAATAAAGCTGGAAGTATGTCTGGTGGAGTTCCCTACCGAATGCGACCGCTTGGAGTTCGCTGCTGAGGCAAGGCAGTCCATTCTGGCGCTAAA
Above is a window of Methanomassiliicoccus sp. DNA encoding:
- the ftsZ gene encoding cell division protein FtsZ, translating into MKSFLSDAISRASAQGGDINSPFDETSADQELVRILESLRTNIKIVGCGGGGSNTIDRLSEVGIVGADVYAANTDAQHLLAIRSPHKILLGRRSTRGLGAGALPHVGEEAAKEVEEELRKVLTGTDIVFVTAGMGGGTGTGSAPFVAKMAKDMGALTIAVVTYPFKAEGAIRAENADWGIERLRQAADTVIVIPNDKLLELCPRLALNAAFKVADEVLVRAIKGITELITKPGLVNLDFNDLKTIMKGAGVAMIGMGEGDDEDRVEHAINEAINSPLIDVDISGATGALVNVTGGENMSISEAEKVAEIIQSRVSANARIIWGAAVDPALKDMVRVMVVVTGVKSKNIIGPREDRSKKIVDVDFIK
- a CDS encoding protein translocase SEC61 complex subunit gamma, producing MDVVEKSWEVQKDIEERVRKIGKGKYGRVIKMARKPSHEEYMKVIQITGLGLLLIGGVGFLIYWLMTYLPTYFG